TGCGCCGCGCTGCCCCTGTTCTGCGCGAAAGCCGACATAGAGGAAAAAAAGGAAAAGCCCCGCGACTTGCCCGAGCTTCAGGCGGGGACGCCGACGCTCATCAAGATCGCCAAAGGAGAAAAAGCCATGGGATTCACTCTGAAAAGCTCCGTGTTCGGGCACGAGGGGATGATTCCCTCAAAATATACCTGCGACGCCGAGGACGTCTCGCCGCCCCTGAGCTGGGAAAATCCGCCCGAGGGCACTAAGAGTTTTTCCCTGATCTCCGACGATCCCGACGCCCCCGTGGGCACGTGGGTGCACTGGGTGGTGTGGGGAATTCCCCCGGACGCGCGGTCGCTGCCCGAGGGAGTGATACCCGACGAGGCGCTCGAAAGCGGCGCCCGGCAGGGCAAGACCGACTTCGGGCGCGTGGGCTACGGCGGCCCGTGCCCCCCGTCGGGGACGCACCGCTACTTCTTCAAGCTCTACGCCCTCGACTCGGAAATCGCCCCTCCCGCCCGGGCGACGAAGAAGGAGCTTCTTGAGGCGATGAAAGGGCACGTTCTCGAAGAGGCCGTGCTGATGGGGAAATACAAGAGGAAGCGGTAATCAGGGGGCGGGGGTCGAATCGACTAGAAACTTTCGTTCGGTACAGATCTCTCTCGCCCTGCTTCGAACCCCTGCGTCCTCGTGTTTCAGGAATTTTGCGACAACCCTCATCGCCTCTGGTGTTCCAATAAGTCCCAAATCAAATAAAATACCCCTACCGATAAAATCAACCACGAGAGACCGTTCAATGTCTTGTTTCAACAATTCTTGCAGCGCTGCGAAGGCCAATTCGTTTTCCCCTATCCGGAT
The DNA window shown above is from Acidobacteriota bacterium and carries:
- a CDS encoding YbhB/YbcL family Raf kinase inhibitor-like protein translates to MGFTLKSSVFGHEGMIPSKYTCDAEDVSPPLSWENPPEGTKSFSLISDDPDAPVGTWVHWVVWGIPPDARSLPEGVIPDEALESGARQGKTDFGRVGYGGPCPPSGTHRYFFKLYALDSEIAPPARATKKELLEAMKGHVLEEAVLMGKYKRKR